The region CACTGCTGCTGGTCAAGTCCTTGGAGAGTTTTGTTTGGTCTCTCATCGATCCACTGGTACTCCGGGTGTTCTCGCAGCATGTGCTGCTTGTAGGGCCCAACGAATCGGAAACCTTGGCGACACTTTGGACATGAGAATCGTCCTAATTTCTGTCTGTGGACTCGCTGGTGAAGCCAAAGCTTTTTCCAGCTTTCCAGGGTCTTTCCACAGCAGTCACAGGTGTAGCTCTGACTGTGGGCATGAGTTAGCATGTGGGCTCGGAGTCTCCCTGTGTGTCTGAAAAGTCTTCCACAACGTGGGCATAAGTACTTCCTCGGGTCAGATTTACGATCTAGACTGTTCAACTTTGATACAAGGGGGGTGAGATTATTTGTGGGTATAATGCATGTTTGGAAGGGGCGCAGAGTTGTAgcaatggctttattggcatgtgtTTGTGAAGACAGATGACCACTTTGTTTTTGCTGTGAGGTAGGTTCACAGTTCAGCAATGAGGCAGAGGAAGCTGAACTCTGTCCAAGGTTCTGAAATGGTTGACTATCAGCAGCTGCAGGAAATACTAATTGGGTGACTGGTGAATGACTCTTGACTGGTGAATGACTCTTGACACTTGGTTGCTGCGATCTTCGCTGATTAAGGGCTCTAGGTTTCCAAATCCTAAATTCAGATTTGGATGTCATCTTCTCCCCCCTAACTTTGGTGCAATATTGGTGGTGCTCTTCAAATTCTGACATCACACTAAACAGCTGGTCACAGAATAAACAGCGAAAGAGCTTCACACCAGCATGGGTTTTCAGGTGGGTTTTGTACTGACGCCTCTGAACAAATCTCTCTTCGCAGATGTGGCATGTAAAAGATATGAAAGGCTTCTTCCGGCTCTCTCTGTCATTACTCTCCCTCAGACCCTTGCAGGGATGTTTTTTTGCAGACGACAACTGagtgaaactctttccacaccatgtgcagttgtaagGCTTAATGGACCAGTGTGTCACCTCATGAATACGAATTGATGAGCGATTACTAAAGGCTTTCCCACATACTTTACAGATATATGGTTTTTCCCCAGTGTGCATACGTATATGAACCTGCAGACCAGACCAAAAGGGAAATACTTTCCCACAAATGTGGCATTTgagtatccccccctttcccctttTTCTCCTTTCTTTCAGAGAAACAAGGGGTGTATGAGTGGCCTCATTTCTGTTATCCTTTGTTTTACTCTCAGACTCAGAGTCCTGGTTCGGGTTCTGCGAGTGCCACTTGCAATGAGCAAGCAATTCGTTTGAATTACTGAACTTCATTTTGCAATAAGGACACTTCAGAGGCTGACAGCGCCTGTTATGTTTCTTGATATGACTTTTTAAGTTGGATAGCTGGGCAAAGTCTTGGTCACAATCAATGCACTTATAGGGCCTTTCGCCTGTATGAGTGCGTAGATGGACGGTATATACAGACACAAAATCAAAATGGCGTCCGCAGTATTCACACGTTTTCCCTGTGCCTTTTGGTCTCCCTTTTGGTCGACCCCTAGCCTTCGGACAACTGCTTGTTGGGTTATATTCAGTTTCATCGCCtacaccatctctctctttcttgattTTCTTACTTGTGAATTCTTCACCTTGTACGACATCTGATTTCGAAAAGGACTCATGCGACATAGTTTCTAATATGTTTACATCAGTGATGATTGGATTTTGATGACTCTCAGGCAAATCTTTAAATCCTTCATCTGTTGACTTACTTCCATTTGAAAAGCTGTCATTTGTGTTACCCTCATACTCCCAAGCTAACTCGCCACAGTCCATCTCCTTTCCAACATCACCATTGCCTTCATCGGCTTGCTTTGACATGGTGTCTGGATCTGCCTGTGTGGTCACACTTTGGAGTCTACCTCTAGCATCAATGCACCTTTTCCTCTTTCCTTTTTTGTATTTAGTTTTTCCAAAAACGAACCGGGACCGCTTTCTGGGAGCAGTGCCAGCAGTTTCTCTGCGTTTGTCAACTTTGAATGGCTTTTTGAATTCAGTGCCATCACAACTAGTATTACAGGGCTCAACCTTCACACTGGTGTCAGTGTGGCCTTGAAAAGACATGAGACAATTTGACTGTGCCAGGGAATTAAAATCACCCAGCTCTATTTCAATATCCTCACACTTCACATTAGACATCATCTCAGCAGTCCCACTTGACCTCCCACCTCTCTGAGAATCAACGCGACTAAGTGACACAGACACATGCCTTGCTATATAATCTAGTGAATGCTCAGTCTCAATCTTCTGATGTTGTGGTGGAATATCCTGAGAATTCACAGATGCTGTAATAGAACATGATTTTCTCTGTGATTTTCTCTGTGCTAAAGCA is a window of Salmo trutta chromosome 37, fSalTru1.1, whole genome shotgun sequence DNA encoding:
- the si:dkeyp-84f3.9 gene encoding uncharacterized protein si:dkeyp-84f3.9, which gives rise to MPPMKVPLQRPQLQRESKSQQNKVVAEPTDTRSLPDTPVSVVHPNSGKVNSGDINHRRKLTKTQANMEKMHVYSPAAGHARTQCESANPEVHLSLTGSEQTLNCITKELVGVTRPAAVDVVRKRGRPHKKAKMLHTVLQTEESSSHLSTAESKDWSETKSDRANAISFTTNCVENRDDTSLRAIETKAIPLNCEPSNTAVSVLDSSPQDLQPAESSPVAISPLEPKRKRGRPKGSTKKRPGRTMNTISVQQSHVTEEKIVIKKEPDEMLSEKEKRGNIGPQPEEAPVKPKQRVGRPSKKTTLVRQFALAQRKSQRKSCSITASVNSQDIPPQHQKIETEHSLDYIARHVSVSLSRVDSQRGGRSSGTAEMMSNVKCEDIEIELGDFNSLAQSNCLMSFQGHTDTSVKVEPCNTSCDGTEFKKPFKVDKRRETAGTAPRKRSRFVFGKTKYKKGKRKRCIDARGRLQSVTTQADPDTMSKQADEGNGDVGKEMDCGELAWEYEGNTNDSFSNGSKSTDEGFKDLPESHQNPIITDVNILETMSHESFSKSDVVQGEEFTSKKIKKERDGVGDETEYNPTSSCPKARGRPKGRPKGTGKTCEYCGRHFDFVSVYTVHLRTHTGERPYKCIDCDQDFAQLSNLKSHIKKHNRRCQPLKCPYCKMKFSNSNELLAHCKWHSQNPNQDSESESKTKDNRNEATHTPLVSLKERRKRGKGGILKCHICGKVFPFWSGLQVHIRMHTGEKPYICKVCGKAFSNRSSIRIHEVTHWSIKPYNCTWCGKSFTQLSSAKKHPCKGLRESNDRESRKKPFISFTCHICEERFVQRRQYKTHLKTHAGVKLFRCLFCDQLFSVMSEFEEHHQYCTKVRGEKMTSKSEFRIWKPRALNQRRSQQPSVKSHSPVKSHSPVTQLVFPAAADSQPFQNLGQSSASSASLLNCEPTSQQKQSGHLSSQTHANKAIATTLRPFQTCIIPTNNLTPLVSKLNSLDRKSDPRKYLCPRCGRLFRHTGRLRAHMLTHAHSQSYTCDCCGKTLESWKKLWLHQRVHRQKLGRFSCPKCRQGFRFVGPYKQHMLREHPEYQWIDERPNKTLQGLDQQQCLPYQCEECNTSFRTLDLLFNHQLCHSSPGDHSMWIQDDCYDYSPSTHEHDVPSNMNGFDPHMNSGITHSHQELHHTYYPSPALQANHPQGSHRLHYFSNHSDLIHSLSPLIPVPPPMQHPGFQPGLQSYASTQPLTSPLSPLYSQVETIPYPDRKDGNVNRKRSRIYGNATKRAARSKEDKATMGGLDCAECGVKFPAVSQLYEHYLQHARGEV